From one Streptomyces chromofuscus genomic stretch:
- a CDS encoding bifunctional helix-turn-helix transcriptional regulator/GNAT family N-acetyltransferase, translated as MTVQDIRSFNRFYTHLIGALDYGRHLYAPYTLTESRVLYELAHSPRTDAADLRVELHLDAGYLSRILNRFEQDGLIERTPSERDTRRRRITLTARGRETAGLLDERAHRAVEELLATVPPMERGRLAEALRTVRTVLGGDRTPGPGDVVLREPGPGDLGWIVQRNAALYAAEYGWNSDYEGLVARIVADFAQGHDPRLERVWIAELDGRPVGCVMCVRDEAPATARLRLLLVEPDARGLGIGDRLVRSVVDFARGAGHRELVLWTNDVLTAARRLYQRHGFALVAERPHRSFGRDLVGQDWRLELRPRPE; from the coding sequence ATGACCGTGCAGGACATCCGCTCCTTCAACCGCTTCTACACCCACCTCATCGGCGCCCTCGACTACGGCCGCCACCTGTACGCCCCGTACACCCTCACCGAGTCCCGTGTCCTGTACGAGCTCGCCCACTCGCCGCGCACGGACGCCGCCGACCTGCGTGTCGAGCTGCACCTGGACGCCGGATATCTGAGCCGCATCCTGAACAGGTTCGAGCAGGACGGGCTGATCGAGCGGACGCCCTCCGAGCGGGACACGCGCCGACGGCGGATCACCCTGACCGCGCGGGGCCGGGAGACCGCCGGCCTGCTGGACGAGCGGGCGCATCGGGCCGTCGAGGAGCTGCTGGCCACCGTGCCGCCCATGGAGCGGGGGCGGCTCGCCGAGGCGCTGCGGACGGTACGGACGGTCTTGGGCGGCGATCGGACCCCGGGCCCCGGGGACGTGGTGCTGCGCGAGCCGGGCCCCGGCGACCTGGGCTGGATCGTGCAGCGCAACGCCGCGCTGTACGCCGCCGAGTACGGCTGGAACAGCGACTACGAGGGGCTGGTCGCCCGGATCGTCGCGGACTTCGCACAGGGGCACGATCCGCGCCTGGAGCGGGTCTGGATCGCCGAGCTGGACGGGCGTCCGGTGGGGTGCGTGATGTGCGTACGGGACGAGGCGCCGGCCACCGCCCGGCTGCGGCTGCTGCTGGTCGAACCGGACGCGCGGGGTCTCGGCATCGGCGACCGGCTGGTGCGGTCGGTCGTCGACTTCGCGCGCGGGGCCGGCCACCGCGAACTCGTGCTGTGGACGAACGACGTGCTCACCGCCGCCCGCCGGCTCTACCAGCGGCACGGTTTCGCCCTGGTCGCCGAGCGGCCGCACCGCTCGTTCGGCAGGGACCTGGTGGGCCAGGACTGGCGGCTGGAGCTGCGCCCGCGCCCGGAATGA
- a CDS encoding sugar phosphate isomerase/epimerase family protein produces MKLAFSTLGVPGLPLPDVLRLATEHGYHGVELRAHPEEPVHPGIGAAERADVAAEFKASGVELLGVAGYTRVAAPGDDEPVLAELRALIDLAGDLGAPYVRVFPGGTAEQEAGEADAIAARRLGTAAEYAGDADVRILLETHDSHRTGADAMRVLGLVGHRRVGALWDLMHTWLGGEQPSETYAALSPYLGYVQVKDIASADDRAPLPLGAGVLPLAETVELLSRHGWDGWLCWEYEKRWYEDAVPLPDLLGAGRDHLARLLNDSA; encoded by the coding sequence ATGAAGCTGGCGTTCTCCACCCTCGGTGTCCCCGGCCTTCCCCTGCCGGACGTCCTCCGACTCGCGACCGAGCACGGCTACCACGGCGTGGAACTGCGTGCGCACCCCGAAGAGCCGGTGCACCCCGGCATCGGGGCCGCCGAACGGGCGGACGTCGCCGCCGAGTTCAAGGCGTCCGGCGTCGAGCTGCTCGGTGTCGCCGGGTACACGCGCGTGGCGGCTCCGGGCGACGACGAGCCCGTGCTCGCCGAACTGCGCGCCCTGATCGACCTGGCCGGCGACCTGGGCGCGCCGTACGTCCGGGTCTTCCCCGGCGGTACGGCGGAGCAGGAGGCCGGGGAGGCCGACGCGATCGCGGCCCGCCGCCTCGGCACGGCCGCCGAGTACGCCGGCGACGCGGATGTGCGCATCCTGCTCGAAACCCACGACTCGCACCGCACCGGCGCCGACGCGATGCGGGTGCTGGGGCTGGTCGGCCACCGTCGGGTCGGCGCGCTGTGGGACCTGATGCACACCTGGCTGGGCGGCGAGCAGCCCTCGGAGACGTACGCGGCCCTCTCCCCCTACCTCGGCTACGTCCAGGTCAAGGACATCGCCTCGGCCGACGACAGGGCTCCGCTCCCCCTCGGCGCCGGCGTGCTCCCGCTCGCCGAGACCGTGGAGCTGCTCTCCCGGCACGGCTGGGACGGCTGGCTGTGCTGGGAGTACGAGAAGCGCTGGTACGAGGACGCGGTGCCGCTGCCCGACCTGCTGGGCGCGGGCCGCGACCATCTGGCGCGTCTGCTCAACGACTCGGCCTGA
- a CDS encoding WD40 repeat domain-containing protein, with protein sequence MAFSPDGRTLATGSAGMTARLWTTGLLDPAEAIRAVCRRVVRDLTQDERTAYLSGRETGHVCPAG encoded by the coding sequence GTGGCCTTCAGCCCCGACGGCCGCACCCTCGCCACCGGCAGCGCCGGCATGACCGCCCGGCTGTGGACCACCGGCCTGCTCGACCCGGCCGAGGCGATCCGGGCGGTATGCCGTCGCGTCGTCCGGGATCTCACCCAGGACGAACGGACGGCATACCTCTCGGGTCGCGAGACGGGGCACGTCTGCCCGGCGGGCTGA
- a CDS encoding glycoside hydrolase family 3 protein — MHHASTPSAGNTSATPSRRTVLAATAGVTAALTIGQGSAHADDDRRLRGLISRMSLEEKVGQLFVSRVYGHSATAPDQADIDANLRELGVRTAAELLAKYRLGGIIYFAWAHNTRAPHQIADLSNGIQKASLDLPRGLPVLISTDQEHGIVARVGKPATLFPGAMAVGAGGSRADARTLGRIAGEELRAMGIRQDYAPVADVNVNPANPVIGVRSFGSDPDAVAGLVAAEVAGYQRSKVAATAKHFPGHGDTEVDSHYGFPVIEHTREQWGTIDAPPFRAAIKAGIDSIMTAHIMVPALDASGDPATLSRPILTGILREELGYDGVVVTDSLGMEGVRTKYGDDRVPVLALKAGVDQLLNPPKLDVAWNAVLKAVQDGELTEERLDESILRVLRLKSKLGLFAEPYVSARGVDRAVGTEAHLAAADRVAERTTTLLVNEGGLLPLSPREHPRLLVVGADPASPSGTTGPPTGVLAAALTELGFTATALSTGTAPSAATVDRAVAAAQDADAVVVGTYNVTATSSQKTLVERLLATGKPVVAVAVRNPYDVAQLPGVRGYLASYSWTDVELRAAARVIAGQVRPRGKLPVPVQRADDPARVLYPLGHGLSY, encoded by the coding sequence GTGCACCACGCCAGCACGCCTAGCGCAGGAAACACCTCTGCCACCCCCTCCAGACGTACCGTCCTCGCCGCCACCGCGGGCGTCACCGCGGCCCTGACGATCGGTCAGGGCAGCGCCCACGCCGACGACGACCGACGCCTTCGGGGGCTCATCTCCCGGATGAGCCTGGAGGAGAAGGTCGGCCAGCTGTTCGTCTCCCGGGTCTACGGCCACTCCGCCACCGCCCCCGACCAGGCCGACATCGACGCCAACCTGAGGGAACTCGGCGTGCGCACGGCCGCCGAACTGCTCGCCAAGTACCGTCTCGGCGGCATCATCTACTTCGCGTGGGCGCACAACACCCGCGCCCCGCACCAGATCGCGGACCTGTCGAACGGCATCCAGAAGGCCTCCCTCGACCTCCCGCGCGGCCTGCCCGTGCTGATCTCCACGGACCAGGAACACGGGATAGTGGCCCGCGTGGGCAAGCCGGCGACGCTGTTCCCCGGCGCGATGGCCGTCGGCGCCGGCGGCTCGCGCGCCGACGCCCGCACCCTCGGCCGGATCGCCGGCGAGGAACTGCGCGCGATGGGCATCCGGCAGGACTACGCCCCCGTCGCCGACGTCAACGTCAACCCCGCCAACCCGGTCATCGGCGTCCGCTCCTTCGGCTCCGACCCGGACGCGGTCGCCGGGCTGGTCGCGGCGGAGGTCGCCGGGTACCAGCGCTCGAAGGTCGCGGCGACCGCCAAGCACTTCCCGGGTCACGGCGACACCGAGGTCGACAGCCACTACGGCTTCCCCGTCATCGAGCACACCCGGGAGCAGTGGGGGACGATCGACGCTCCCCCGTTCCGGGCGGCGATCAAGGCCGGCATCGACTCGATCATGACCGCCCACATCATGGTCCCGGCGCTGGACGCCTCCGGCGACCCGGCCACGCTCTCCCGCCCGATCCTCACCGGCATCCTGCGCGAGGAGCTGGGCTACGACGGGGTCGTGGTCACCGACTCCCTCGGCATGGAGGGCGTGCGTACGAAGTACGGCGACGACCGGGTGCCGGTGCTGGCGCTGAAGGCGGGCGTGGACCAGCTGCTCAACCCGCCCAAGCTCGACGTCGCCTGGAACGCGGTCCTGAAGGCCGTGCAGGACGGCGAGCTCACCGAGGAACGGCTCGACGAATCGATCCTGCGGGTGCTGCGGCTGAAGTCGAAGCTGGGGCTGTTCGCGGAGCCGTACGTCAGCGCGCGGGGCGTCGACCGCGCCGTCGGCACCGAGGCGCACCTCGCCGCCGCCGACCGGGTCGCCGAACGCACGACGACCCTGCTCGTCAACGAGGGCGGACTGCTGCCCCTGTCCCCGCGTGAGCACCCCAGGCTGCTGGTGGTCGGCGCCGACCCGGCCTCGCCGTCCGGCACGACGGGCCCGCCCACCGGCGTCCTCGCGGCCGCGCTGACCGAACTCGGCTTCACGGCGACCGCGTTGTCCACCGGCACCGCGCCGTCCGCGGCGACCGTCGACCGCGCCGTCGCCGCGGCCCAGGACGCGGACGCGGTGGTCGTGGGGACGTACAACGTCACGGCGACCAGCTCGCAGAAGACGCTGGTCGAGCGGTTGCTGGCGACCGGGAAGCCGGTGGTCGCGGTGGCCGTCCGCAATCCGTACGACGTGGCCCAGCTGCCGGGCGTACGCGGCTACCTGGCGTCCTACTCCTGGACGGACGTGGAGCTGCGGGCGGCGGCCCGGGTCATCGCCGGTCAGGTCCGGCCGCGCGGCAAGCTGCCGGTGCCGGTGCAGCGGGCGGACGATCCGGCGCGGGTGCTGTATCCGCTCGGGCACGGGTTGTCGTACTAG
- a CDS encoding S28 family serine protease yields MRKALRWLLALTVFIGTLSTAGAATAAQPEATDIKDRLLSIPGMSLIEEKPYPGYRFFVLNYTQPVDHRAPAKGTFQQRITVLHKDVSRPTVFHTSGYNVSTNPSRREPTQIVDGNQVSMEYRFFTPSRPSPADWTKLDIWQAASDQHRIFTALKPLYTKNWISTGGSKGGMTATYYERFYPRDMDGVVAYVAPNDVVNNEDSAYDRFFATVGTQECRDRLNGVQREALVRREPLEARYQAYAAENGYTFDTVGSLDKAYEATVLDYVWGFWQYGLLSDCDTIPADAKDATDEEIWNSIDTVAGFSFYTDQGLAPYTPYYYQAGTQLGAPTIVFPHIEKQYIRYGYLPPRYFVPRSIPMKFQPSAMKDVDVWVRNNARHMLFVYGENDPWGAEPFRLGKGARDSYVFTAPGANHGANVAGLPEQQKALATAKILTWAGVASTAVADDPAAARPLAEYDARLDKRGAERTLRP; encoded by the coding sequence ATGCGCAAGGCGCTCAGATGGCTGCTCGCGCTCACCGTGTTCATAGGCACGCTGAGCACGGCGGGGGCGGCCACCGCGGCCCAGCCGGAGGCCACCGACATCAAGGATCGGTTGCTCTCCATACCCGGCATGAGCCTGATCGAGGAGAAGCCGTACCCCGGCTACCGCTTCTTCGTCCTCAACTACACCCAGCCGGTCGACCACCGCGCGCCCGCCAAGGGCACGTTCCAGCAGCGGATCACGGTGCTGCACAAGGACGTCTCGCGGCCGACGGTCTTCCACACCAGCGGCTACAACGTCTCCACCAACCCCAGCCGCCGTGAGCCGACCCAGATCGTCGACGGCAACCAGGTCTCCATGGAGTACCGCTTCTTCACGCCGTCCCGGCCCAGCCCGGCCGACTGGACGAAGCTGGACATCTGGCAGGCCGCCAGCGACCAGCACCGCATCTTCACGGCGCTGAAACCCCTCTACACCAAGAACTGGATCTCCACCGGCGGTTCGAAGGGCGGCATGACCGCCACCTACTACGAGCGCTTCTACCCGCGCGACATGGACGGCGTCGTCGCCTACGTCGCCCCCAACGACGTGGTGAACAACGAGGACTCGGCCTACGACCGCTTCTTCGCCACCGTCGGCACCCAGGAGTGCCGCGACCGGCTGAACGGCGTGCAGCGCGAGGCGCTGGTGCGCCGGGAGCCGCTGGAGGCGCGGTACCAGGCGTACGCGGCCGAGAACGGCTACACCTTCGACACCGTCGGCAGCCTCGACAAGGCCTACGAGGCGACCGTCCTCGACTACGTCTGGGGCTTCTGGCAGTACGGCCTGCTGTCCGACTGCGACACCATCCCGGCGGACGCGAAGGACGCGACCGACGAGGAGATCTGGAACTCCATCGACACGGTCGCCGGGTTCTCCTTCTACACCGACCAGGGCCTGGCGCCGTACACGCCGTACTACTACCAGGCGGGCACGCAGCTGGGCGCGCCGACGATCGTCTTCCCGCACATCGAGAAGCAGTACATCCGCTACGGCTACCTGCCGCCCCGGTACTTCGTGCCGCGGTCGATCCCGATGAAGTTCCAGCCGAGCGCGATGAAGGACGTCGACGTCTGGGTCCGGAACAACGCGCGGCACATGCTCTTCGTCTACGGCGAGAACGACCCGTGGGGCGCCGAGCCGTTCCGCCTCGGCAAGGGCGCGCGTGACTCCTACGTCTTCACCGCCCCCGGCGCCAACCACGGCGCCAACGTGGCGGGCCTTCCGGAGCAGCAGAAGGCGCTGGCCACGGCGAAGATCCTGACGTGGGCGGGCGTGGCCTCCACGGCCGTCGCGGACGACCCGGCCGCCGCCAGGCCGCTGGCCGAGTACGACGCCCGCCTCGACAAGCGCGGCGCGGAGCGCACACTGCGGCCGTAG
- a CDS encoding dihydrofolate reductase family protein, with amino-acid sequence MRIVISEFISLDGVVQAPGGPQEDTDGGFAHGGWSHPFFDPEVVGGAFNAALEEAEALLFGRRTWQTMAGAWPERAGDPFADRMNSIRKYVVTGTLGDDDTKAWDNTTRVPAADAVAELRELAAAEGGVLLVMGSPTLARTLLGEGLVDELRLIVMPVMLGGGKSIFPDDGTKAAFELVSTTASDTGAQVCVYRRATPQ; translated from the coding sequence ATGCGTATCGTCATCAGCGAGTTCATCAGCCTCGACGGCGTCGTCCAGGCCCCCGGCGGGCCCCAGGAGGACACCGACGGCGGATTCGCCCACGGAGGCTGGTCGCACCCCTTCTTCGACCCGGAGGTCGTCGGCGGGGCCTTCAACGCCGCGCTGGAGGAGGCCGAGGCCCTGCTGTTCGGGCGGCGGACCTGGCAGACGATGGCCGGGGCGTGGCCCGAGCGGGCCGGCGACCCGTTCGCCGACCGGATGAACTCCATCCGCAAGTACGTCGTCACCGGCACCCTCGGGGACGACGACACCAAGGCGTGGGACAACACCACCCGCGTCCCGGCCGCCGACGCCGTCGCCGAGCTGCGCGAACTGGCCGCCGCCGAGGGCGGGGTCCTGCTGGTGATGGGCAGCCCGACCCTCGCCCGCACTCTGCTGGGCGAGGGTCTGGTGGACGAGCTGCGGCTGATCGTGATGCCGGTGATGCTGGGCGGCGGCAAGTCGATCTTCCCGGACGACGGCACGAAGGCCGCCTTCGAACTGGTCTCGACGACCGCCTCGGACACGGGCGCCCAGGTCTGCGTCTACCGGCGGGCCACCCCCCAGTAG